One Anolis carolinensis isolate JA03-04 chromosome 4, rAnoCar3.1.pri, whole genome shotgun sequence DNA window includes the following coding sequences:
- the s1pr1 gene encoding sphingosine 1-phosphate receptor 1 yields the protein MDTTRDPRMKDTPRVSDYVNYDIIIKHYNFTGKLNENADTEIKVSSVVFILICCFIILENIFVLLTIWKTKKFHRPMYYFIGNLALSDLLAGVAYTANILLSGHKTYTLTPVQWFLREGSMFVALSASVFSLLAIAIERYITMLKMKLHNGSNSFRCFLLISACWVVSVILGGLPIMGWNCIGSLKRCSTVLPLYHKHYILFCTTVFTGLLLSIVVLYCRIYILVRTRSRRLTFRKNAAKATRSSEKSLALLKTVIIVLSVFIICWSPLFILLLLDVRCEVRSCPILLKTEYFIVLAVLNSATNPIIYTLTNKEMRRAFIKIMWCCKCPTTDTGTKFKRPIIGGIEFSRSRSDNSSHPQKDEGDSPETIVSSGNVTSSS from the coding sequence ATGGATACTACCAGGGATCCCCGCATGAAGGACACCCCTCGTGTCAGTGACTATGTCAACTATGACATCATCATCAAACATTACAATTTCACTGGGAAGCTAAATGAGAATGCTGATACTGAGATCAAAGTCTCTTCAGTAGTGTTCATCCTCAtttgttgcttcatcatcctaGAGAACATATTTGTTCTGTTGACTATCTGGAAAACCAAGAAGTTCCACAGACCCATGTATTACTTCATTGGAAACTTGGCACTCTCTGACTTGCTGGCTGGGGTGGCTTATACAGCCAACATCTTACTGTCTGGGCACAAGACCTATACCCTCACCCCTGTCCAGTGGTTTCTTAGGGAGGGGAGCATGTTTGTGGCATTGTCTGCTTCGGTGTTCAGCCTCTTGGCCATTGCCATTGAGAGATATATTACAATGCTGAAGATGAAACTCCACAATGGCAGCAATAGTTTTCGCTGCTTCCTGCTGATCAGCGCCTGTTGGGTTGTCTCTGTGATTTTAGGAGGTCTTCCTATTATGGGCTGGAACTGCATTGGCAGCCTAAAGAGATGTTCCACAGTGCTGCCCCTCTACCACAAGCATTACATCCTCTTCTGCACCACCGTGTTCACTGGCCTCTTGTTGTCCATTGTGGTTCTTTACTGCAGAATCTACATCTTGGTAAGGACACGGAGTCGCAGGCTGACTTTCCGGAAGAATGCTGCCAAAGCCACCCGGAGCTCAGAGAAATCTCTGGCTCTGCTGAAGACTGTGATCATTGTTTTGAGCGTATTCATCATCTGCTGGTCTCCTTTGTTCATCCTTCTCTTGCTGGATGTGAGATGCGAAGTTAGGTCTTGTCCAATACTCCTCAAAACCGAATACTTCATCGTCTTGGCAGTTCTCAACTCGGCAACCAACCCGATCATCTACACCCTAACCAACAAGGAGATGCGGAGGGCCTTCATCAAGATTATGTGGTGCTGCAAGTGCCCCACCACGGACACTGGCACCAAATTCAAGAGACCAATCATTGGAGGGATAGAGTTCAGCCGAAGTCGGTCTGACAATTCCTCTCATCCCCAGAAAGATGAGGGTGACTCTCCAGAAACTATTGTGTCTTCGGGTAACGTCACCTCATCGTCTTAG